A window of bacterium contains these coding sequences:
- a CDS encoding FAD-dependent oxidoreductase codes for MTTCCVVGCGPAGAVLGLLLARAGVDVIVLEKHGDFLRDFRGDTIHPSTLEILDDLGLAKRFLALPHSRAEQFTLRTTAGETLSFDFRVLHTKFPFIVFVPQWDFLNFVTAEARRYPNFRLLMNADVSGLIEESDTVCGVRYRTDAGETDMRALLTIGADGRSSRTRDAAALPRTTTSPPMDVLWFRLSRDRNDPGHVQAILGPGHFIAMFDRGSYWQIAYVIPKDGADAVRAAGLEAFRRSVANLLPIFANRVGALVDWDQIKLLTVRSDRLTRWYRAGYLAIGDAAHAMSPVGGVGINVAIQDAAATANILWRPLLHGSVSNTSLAAVQHRRELSVRITQTLQALMQRQLLVPALAHGGRPPHIPPVIRGALAVPGLRTLLPSLIAFGVFRSRVESPARAAPSN; via the coding sequence GTGACCACCTGCTGTGTCGTCGGCTGTGGACCCGCTGGCGCTGTGCTCGGGCTGTTGCTCGCCCGGGCCGGCGTTGATGTGATCGTGTTAGAGAAGCACGGCGACTTCTTGCGCGATTTTCGAGGCGACACAATCCACCCCTCGACCTTAGAGATCTTGGACGACCTGGGCCTGGCTAAGCGCTTCTTGGCGCTGCCCCATAGTCGTGCCGAGCAGTTCACCCTGCGCACCACTGCCGGCGAGACCTTGTCGTTCGACTTTCGCGTGCTGCATACGAAGTTTCCGTTCATCGTATTTGTCCCGCAGTGGGACTTTCTGAACTTCGTAACCGCCGAGGCGCGCCGGTACCCGAACTTTAGGCTGCTCATGAACGCGGACGTCTCCGGGCTGATCGAAGAGAGCGACACGGTGTGCGGCGTTCGATACCGGACCGACGCAGGGGAGACGGATATGCGTGCGCTGCTGACGATCGGCGCGGACGGGCGCTCATCGCGCACCAGGGACGCAGCGGCGCTCCCCCGAACCACGACGTCGCCACCGATGGACGTACTCTGGTTCCGATTGTCACGCGACCGAAACGACCCGGGACACGTCCAGGCAATTCTCGGGCCCGGGCATTTCATCGCCATGTTCGACCGCGGTAGCTATTGGCAGATCGCGTACGTCATCCCGAAGGACGGAGCCGACGCCGTGCGGGCGGCCGGGCTCGAAGCGTTTCGCCGATCCGTCGCCAATCTGTTGCCGATCTTTGCGAACCGTGTCGGCGCCCTCGTGGATTGGGACCAGATCAAACTTCTCACCGTGCGATCCGATCGCCTCACACGTTGGTACCGGGCGGGCTACCTAGCAATCGGCGACGCCGCGCACGCGATGTCACCGGTCGGCGGTGTGGGGATCAACGTGGCGATCCAGGACGCGGCGGCGACCGCCAACATCCTGTGGCGCCCGCTCCTGCACGGATCGGTATCGAACACGAGCCTCGCGGCGGTGCAGCACCGCCGTGAGCTTTCGGTCCGCATCACGCAAACCTTGCAGGCCTTGATGCAGCGACAGTTGCTGGTCCCGGCGCTTGCACACGGTGGGCGGCCGCCACACATCCCACCGGTGATCCGCGGGGCGTTAGCGGTGCCGGGTCTGCGCACCCTACTGCCGAGCCTCATCGCATTCGGTGTGTTCCGGTCTCGCGTCGAGAGTCCCGCACGGGCGGCACCCAGCAATTGA